The Geobacillus genomosp. 3 genome segment GTAAGGGCTTTTTTCTTGATTTGACAATGAAGAGATGTTTCATTTTCGTCATTGTTATTGTTGACAGTTTTTAATTTCACATTCATCGTTCCTTTCTCGGCGCCAAAACAAACCGTGCTGGCCGGAAAACCGACCCGAAACAGCAGGCTACCGTAAAACAAAACGCAGGGGCGCGCCGTTCCCCTGCGTTTCATGCTTAGGCGTTCGTTTTCAATCGCTCGATCAACTCGTCGTATTTCGGGCTGTTTAAGAAGTTTTCAACCGATACGTGGTAGGCGTTCGGCAATTTTGCTTTCGCCCGGTCGGTTAAGTTTTGATGGGTGACGACGATATCGGCATCGGCCGGCAGCTGGTTGATCGCCGTGTTCGTCACTTCGATGTCAAGGCCGGCTTTTTTCACTTTGTTGCGCAAAATCGAGGCGCCCATCGCGCTTGAGCCCATTCCTGCGTCACACGCAAAGACAATTTTTTTCACCCGCACAGGGACGGCTTGTTCCGCCACCGCTGCTGCCACTTCCTCTTGCGGCTGCAGCGCGGCCGCCACTTGGCTTTGTTTCCCTTTTAATTGTTGCATTTTTTCTGCCGCTTTCGCCAAGTCTTCCTCCTCTTCGTTTTGTTTCGCCGATTTTAAGAACACCGACGCGACGAGGAACGACACGGCAGCTGCGACGAACACACCGGCCAACACGCCGAGGTAATTTCCTTTTGGCGTCATCGCCAGCAAGGCGAAAATGCTTCCCGGCGACGGCACCGCCACCAGTCCGGCATGGAACACCGTGAACGTAAACACCCCGCTCACCCCGCCGGCGATCGCGGCTAAAATCAAGATCGGGCGCATGAGAATGTACGGGAAGTAAATTTCATGAATCCCGCCTAAGAAGTGAATAATCACGGCTCCCGGCGCCGATTGTTTCGCCATGCCTTTGCCAAACAGCCAGTATGCCAGCAAAATCCCCAACCCTGGACCCGGGTTCGTTTCCAATAAGAACAAAATCGATTTTCCGGTTTCCGCCGCTTGTTCGACGCCGAGCGGGCTTAAAATCCCGTGGTTGATCGCATTGTTCAAAAACAATACTTTCGCCGGCTCAATGAACAAGTTCGCCAGCGGCAACAAGTGCCAATCAATGATTTTTTCCACTCCGGCCGCTAACGTTTGGCTGATTGTTACGACAACCGGGCCAACTCCTTTAAAAGCAAGCAGCGTCAACACGCCGCCAACGATTCCGGCTGAAAAGTTGTTGACAAGCATCTCAAATCCTTGCTTCACTTTCCCTTGGAACAATCCATCCACTTTTTTGATCACATAACCGCCAAGCGGCCCCATGATCATCGCGCCTAAAAACATCGGGATGTCCGAACCGACGACCACCCCCATCGTCGCCGTCGCCCCGACGACGCCGCCGCGGACGTCATAAATCATTTTGCCGCCCGTATACCCGATCAACAGCGGCAGCAAATACGTAATCATC includes the following:
- a CDS encoding PTS mannitol transporter subunit IICB; amino-acid sequence: MTHTTGNETDVRVKIQRFGSYLSGMIMPNIGAFIAWGLITALFIPTGWLPNETFAKLVGPMITYLLPLLIGYTGGKMIYDVRGGVVGATATMGVVVGSDIPMFLGAMIMGPLGGYVIKKVDGLFQGKVKQGFEMLVNNFSAGIVGGVLTLLAFKGVGPVVVTISQTLAAGVEKIIDWHLLPLANLFIEPAKVLFLNNAINHGILSPLGVEQAAETGKSILFLLETNPGPGLGILLAYWLFGKGMAKQSAPGAVIIHFLGGIHEIYFPYILMRPILILAAIAGGVSGVFTFTVFHAGLVAVPSPGSIFALLAMTPKGNYLGVLAGVFVAAAVSFLVASVFLKSAKQNEEEEDLAKAAEKMQQLKGKQSQVAAALQPQEEVAAAVAEQAVPVRVKKIVFACDAGMGSSAMGASILRNKVKKAGLDIEVTNTAINQLPADADIVVTHQNLTDRAKAKLPNAYHVSVENFLNSPKYDELIERLKTNA